The proteins below come from a single Miscanthus floridulus cultivar M001 chromosome 1, ASM1932011v1, whole genome shotgun sequence genomic window:
- the LOC136498060 gene encoding WAT1-related protein At4g19185-like, which produces MALYRGPSLIGLTRSNSMPNAWTSTPYPAPNWLASALLEYGVQTWHLGVLCLIGNCLLVAVYLVIQAPVMIKYPASLSVTACSYFFATIFMVLTGVSATNGLHEWVLTKTEIIAVLYAGIVASCLSYSIMTWANKVLGPSLVALYNPLQPAFSTALSTIFLGDPIYIGSIIGGVSIIVGLYLVIWARYNEERRAPMDGYLDPLIVGNPRIPETQESSLNDQ; this is translated from the exons ATGGCTCTGTACCGAGGTCCATCCTTGATTGGCCTTACTAGAAGCAATAGCATGCCCAACGCATGGACGAGCACTCCCTATCCTGCCCCCAACTGGTTGGCATCAGCCTTGCTCGAGTATGGTGTACAAACATGGCATCTTGGTGTCCTCTGCCTTATAGGAAACTGCCTCTTGGTGGCTGTTTATCTAGTCATACAG GCTCCAGTGATGATAAAATATCCTGCAAGCTTATCCGTGACAGCTTGTTCCTATTTTTTTGCTACAATATTTATGGTGTTAACTGGAGTATCTGCAACTAATGGGCTACACGAGTGGGTGCTGACAAAAACTGAGATCATAGCTGTTCTGTATGCT GGAATTGTTGCGTCTTGTTTGAGCTACTCAATCATGACGTGGGCAAACAAAGTTCTTGGACCTTCTCTAGTTGCCCTCTACAATCCACTCCAACCAGCTTTTTCCACCGCCCTCTCAACTATTTTTCTTGGTGACCCAATTTACATCGGAAG CATTATTGGGGGAGTTTCCATAATTGTTGGTCTATATCTGGTTATCTGGGCTCGCTACAATGAAGAGCGACGAGCACCTATGGATGGTTATTTGGACCCTCTTATTGTGGGTAATCCAAGAATCCCCGAGACACAAGAAAGTTCCTTAAATGATCAGTGA